The following coding sequences lie in one bacterium genomic window:
- a CDS encoding GMC family oxidoreductase N-terminal domain-containing protein, translating into MGLFTRHERLILKTFAGALLPRTGLLTESPDDIGLTDRIEHHVALCSRSIQSLFRLVLWLLEGASLVRTGRPFTRLDEEGRRRRIDRWRESKFYVRRLLYKLLETTACATYYAHPVISKKIGYTPPAAKPAGPLPPHTENPDKDLFLEVDVCVIGSGAGGAVAAKELAEKGRSVAVLEEGAYYGLKDFGREALEIVEAAYHNAGTQMTLGMPCIILPTGRAVGGTTIINSGTCFRLPDNIIVRWRSEFGLTGLTSEGLAPYFERVERNLHVSPVEEAVLGNNSKIFRRGLEARGLKGFPLPRNVKGCHGLGMCCFGCPTDAKQSVNVSYVPQAVALGARLFTRCRAERIIPKQDHGGEVIGRFLDAQGRPQRRIHVSAKAVVLSAGTLKTPHLLRSNRIALHNRHVGRHLTIHPTGKIIGVFDEEVRAWEGVPQGYGYDGLHDEGILFEGAFMPPSFGSINLSLPPGLHKEMMEGYAHLASFGFLISDEARGWVRWFPNGEPLIYYSIRRRELQKYVKGIRFLTETFLAAGAKKIFTGIKGLSPITPETGLAPFDAHTVKRTELDIAAFHPLGTCRMAADFDHGVVDENGQVHGVQNLFIADGSIFPSSLGVNPQETIMAFANRTADYIDKKLSTSRL; encoded by the coding sequence GTGGGTCTCTTCACGCGCCACGAACGCCTGATCCTCAAGACCTTCGCCGGCGCTCTCTTACCTCGCACCGGACTCTTGACCGAATCCCCCGACGACATCGGGCTCACGGATCGCATCGAGCACCACGTGGCCTTGTGCTCACGAAGCATCCAGTCGCTTTTCCGTCTCGTCCTCTGGCTGCTGGAAGGGGCTTCTCTCGTCCGCACGGGTCGGCCCTTCACGCGTTTGGACGAGGAAGGCCGCCGCCGCCGCATCGACCGGTGGCGTGAATCGAAGTTCTACGTCAGACGCCTTCTCTACAAACTCCTTGAGACGACGGCCTGCGCGACCTATTACGCGCATCCCGTCATCTCCAAAAAGATCGGCTATACCCCGCCGGCCGCAAAGCCTGCGGGCCCGCTCCCGCCCCACACGGAGAATCCCGACAAGGATCTCTTTCTGGAGGTGGATGTCTGCGTCATCGGCAGCGGGGCGGGGGGCGCCGTGGCGGCCAAGGAACTGGCGGAAAAAGGCCGGTCCGTGGCGGTCCTGGAAGAAGGCGCCTACTACGGCCTCAAGGACTTCGGGCGGGAGGCGCTGGAGATCGTCGAGGCGGCCTATCACAACGCCGGGACCCAAATGACGTTGGGCATGCCCTGCATCATCCTGCCCACGGGACGCGCCGTGGGTGGCACGACGATCATCAATTCCGGCACATGCTTCCGTCTCCCGGACAACATCATCGTGCGGTGGCGCTCCGAATTCGGCCTGACCGGACTGACCTCCGAAGGCCTCGCCCCGTATTTTGAGCGCGTCGAGCGAAACCTGCACGTTTCGCCCGTGGAGGAAGCCGTCTTGGGAAACAATTCCAAGATCTTCCGGCGCGGCCTCGAGGCACGGGGGCTGAAGGGATTCCCGCTCCCGCGCAACGTGAAGGGATGTCACGGATTGGGGATGTGCTGCTTCGGCTGTCCAACCGACGCCAAGCAGAGCGTGAACGTCTCCTACGTCCCGCAGGCGGTCGCCCTCGGGGCCAGGCTGTTCACGCGTTGCCGGGCGGAAAGAATCATTCCCAAGCAGGATCACGGCGGAGAGGTGATCGGGCGTTTCTTGGATGCCCAAGGGAGGCCCCAACGCCGCATCCACGTCTCCGCGAAGGCGGTCGTGCTCTCCGCGGGCACGCTGAAGACGCCGCATCTCTTGAGAAGCAACCGGATCGCCCTCCACAACCGCCACGTCGGGCGCCACCTAACCATCCATCCGACCGGCAAGATCATCGGCGTCTTTGACGAGGAGGTTCGGGCCTGGGAAGGGGTCCCTCAGGGCTACGGTTACGACGGCCTTCACGACGAGGGCATCCTCTTCGAAGGGGCCTTCATGCCGCCGTCCTTCGGGTCGATCAACCTAAGCCTTCCTCCAGGACTCCACAAAGAAATGATGGAGGGATACGCCCACCTGGCCTCCTTTGGATTTTTGATCTCCGACGAGGCGAGGGGTTGGGTGCGCTGGTTCCCGAACGGGGAGCCCCTCATTTACTACAGCATCCGGCGGCGGGAGCTGCAAAAGTACGTCAAAGGCATCCGGTTCCTGACGGAGACCTTCCTGGCGGCGGGGGCCAAAAAGATCTTCACCGGCATCAAGGGTCTGTCTCCCATCACGCCCGAGACGGGACTGGCCCCTTTCGACGCCCATACGGTCAAGCGGACCGAACTGGACATCGCGGCCTTTCACCCCCTGGGCACCTGCCGGATGGCGGCTGATTTCGATCACGGCGTCGTGGACGAAAATGGCCAGGTCCACGGCGTCCAAAACCTCTTCATCGCCGACGGATCGATTTTTCCGTCCTCCCTGGGCGTCAATCCCCAGGAGACCATCATGGCCTTCGCCAACCGCACCGCCGATTACATCGATAAAAAATTGTCCACATCTCGCTTGTAG
- a CDS encoding MBL fold metallo-hydrolase, which produces MQIALSLGLLGLSALEGQELQALQQGLVRLCPTGVNLPGLSATEMRALESLRGGAALRPAETARAAAALVDCLTANGFLPRPSLEGAPGVRLFREPSIPLSRLSFPAFGGVDVATEDGAIHFGSALWSNKDVLAAGASAPSVFVLTLLRRNTGFLAADFLRNNYFVTRRTPVFVVDNADEARALDEFLRQTYEATEPESIGAFPSPDAGDLYRIYFFDEHGRVTLGRLMIERLRPHLFRISEGERPIGALNLETYAQAEILSPLRPRAPAGRKAEFVRRQAIDLKKPGLWPRGTANGFAKHEETSGFMIWNRGRFLFVDPPSSTLEYLEAHRIPLDLLEGLIITHGHTDHCTDAIPKILERRPKTRIYTTRRIFDDVGRQLDLALGRGAARLDFGYRRFVEIRPRAKTRINGMTFQFHDTLHTLPALGFRIWNGNDLAVYFSGDTFADPSIFGQFLPGQTPYMSWERAFEVLMHYFLIPQRASQTVPPWFLIEASMLPLHTRPELSRAFLEFLKKHLKVDTSRVLAYHISDEKARAAKLRKWTAGHEGWIDLSAYYQ; this is translated from the coding sequence ATGCAGATTGCTCTCTCGCTGGGGCTCTTGGGGCTCTCGGCGCTCGAAGGTCAAGAACTCCAGGCCCTCCAGCAAGGACTCGTCCGGCTCTGCCCGACGGGGGTCAACCTCCCGGGCCTGTCCGCGACGGAGATGCGCGCCTTGGAAAGCCTGCGCGGCGGGGCAGCCCTCAGGCCGGCCGAAACCGCACGCGCGGCGGCCGCGCTCGTCGATTGCCTGACGGCGAACGGCTTTCTCCCACGGCCCTCGCTCGAAGGCGCGCCCGGCGTCCGGCTCTTTCGAGAACCGTCCATTCCCTTGAGCCGCCTGTCCTTTCCCGCCTTCGGCGGAGTGGACGTCGCCACCGAAGACGGCGCGATCCATTTCGGAAGCGCCCTCTGGTCGAACAAGGACGTCCTCGCCGCCGGCGCCTCGGCACCCTCCGTTTTCGTGCTGACCCTGCTGCGGAGAAACACGGGCTTCCTCGCCGCGGATTTCCTCAGAAACAACTATTTCGTCACGCGCCGGACACCCGTCTTCGTCGTCGACAACGCCGACGAGGCCCGCGCCTTGGACGAGTTTCTCCGCCAGACCTATGAAGCCACCGAACCGGAGTCGATCGGCGCGTTTCCTTCGCCGGACGCGGGCGACCTGTACCGGATCTACTTTTTCGATGAACACGGGCGCGTGACCCTGGGTCGCCTCATGATCGAGCGCCTCCGTCCGCACCTCTTCCGGATCTCGGAAGGGGAGCGCCCGATCGGAGCCCTCAATCTGGAGACCTACGCCCAAGCGGAGATTTTAAGCCCCCTCCGGCCGCGGGCACCGGCCGGGAGGAAGGCCGAATTCGTCCGGCGCCAGGCGATCGACCTCAAAAAGCCGGGCCTTTGGCCCCGAGGCACGGCGAACGGATTTGCCAAGCACGAGGAGACCAGCGGCTTCATGATCTGGAACCGGGGACGTTTTCTCTTCGTCGACCCGCCGTCGAGCACCCTGGAGTATCTGGAGGCCCACCGGATCCCGCTCGATCTCCTCGAAGGCCTGATCATCACCCACGGCCACACGGACCACTGCACGGACGCCATCCCGAAGATCCTCGAAAGGCGGCCTAAGACCCGTATTTACACCACGCGGCGGATCTTCGACGACGTCGGCCGCCAGCTCGATTTGGCCCTCGGCCGCGGGGCGGCGCGCCTGGACTTCGGTTACCGGCGCTTCGTCGAGATCCGGCCCCGAGCGAAGACCCGCATCAACGGCATGACGTTTCAGTTTCACGACACGCTCCACACCCTACCGGCGCTGGGGTTCCGGATCTGGAACGGCAACGATCTCGCCGTCTATTTCAGCGGCGACACGTTCGCCGACCCGTCGATCTTCGGCCAGTTCCTGCCGGGCCAAACGCCGTACATGAGCTGGGAGAGGGCCTTCGAAGTCCTGATGCACTATTTCCTCATCCCTCAAAGGGCCTCGCAGACCGTGCCGCCGTGGTTCTTGATCGAGGCGAGCATGCTGCCCCTGCATACGCGTCCCGAACTCTCGCGTGCCTTCCTCGAGTTCCTGAAGAAACACCTCAAGGTCGACACGTCTCGCGTCCTCGCCTACCACATCTCGGACGAGAAGGCGCGGGCCGCCAAACTCCGCAAGTGGACGGCCGGCCATGAGGGGTGGATTGACTTGAGCGCCTATTATCAATAG
- the folE gene encoding GTP cyclohydrolase I FolE, with the protein MKNSKNKVVPIGSQGVVEDNLVSTFESVLQELGEDPRREGLKRTPVRVAKALRFLTQGYRQNVDEVVNGALFTEDTDEMVTMRDIEIYSLCEHHLLPFFGKCHVAYLPNRKIIGISKIARVVDVFARRLQVQERLTKQIAETMQRVLEPKGVAVVIEAEHLCMQMRGVQKQNSCVVTSAMLGAFRNRQETREEFMKLIKS; encoded by the coding sequence ATGAAGAATTCGAAGAACAAAGTCGTCCCCATCGGCTCCCAGGGGGTGGTGGAGGACAATCTCGTCTCCACGTTCGAGTCCGTTCTGCAGGAGTTGGGGGAGGACCCTCGAAGGGAAGGGTTGAAGCGAACCCCCGTCCGCGTGGCCAAGGCGCTCCGCTTCCTCACGCAGGGTTACCGTCAGAACGTCGACGAGGTCGTGAACGGGGCCCTCTTCACGGAGGACACGGACGAAATGGTGACGATGCGGGACATCGAGATCTACAGCCTCTGCGAACACCATTTGCTTCCGTTCTTCGGCAAGTGCCACGTCGCCTATCTCCCCAACCGGAAGATCATCGGCATTTCCAAGATCGCCCGCGTCGTGGACGTCTTCGCCCGACGTCTCCAAGTTCAGGAGCGCCTCACCAAACAGATCGCGGAAACCATGCAAAGGGTCTTGGAGCCGAAGGGTGTCGCGGTGGTCATCGAGGCCGAGCACCTCTGCATGCAGATGAGGGGCGTTCAGAAGCAGAACTCCTGCGTCGTCACTTCCGCCATGCTGGGGGCCTTCCGGAACCGCCAGGAAACCCGCGAAGAGTTCATGAAGTTGATCAAGTCTTAA
- the queF gene encoding preQ(1) synthase encodes MSTSPSKSLETFPNPQPDRDYVIESVCPEFTSLCPKTGQPDFATITIRYVPDKLCVELKSLKLYLWSFRNEGHFFEKATNLILSDLVKACAPRWMEVVGAFNVRGGITTTVTATHGRPRD; translated from the coding sequence GTGTCCACATCCCCCTCGAAGAGCTTGGAGACGTTCCCCAATCCGCAACCGGATCGTGACTATGTGATCGAGTCGGTCTGTCCCGAGTTCACCAGCCTCTGCCCCAAGACCGGCCAGCCGGACTTCGCCACGATCACCATCCGCTACGTGCCGGACAAGCTCTGCGTCGAATTGAAGTCGCTCAAGCTGTACTTATGGTCCTTCCGCAACGAAGGGCATTTCTTCGAGAAGGCGACGAATCTCATCCTCAGTGATTTGGTGAAGGCCTGCGCCCCGCGCTGGATGGAGGTGGTGGGCGCCTTCAACGTCCGCGGCGGGATCACCACGACCGTGACGGCAACGCATGGCAGGCCGCGAGATTAG
- a CDS encoding methyltransferase domain-containing protein — translation MTRILEIGPGRGDFLFHLAEENPLATVVGVEVKPGRCEKLAVRLEKRGLANVELVCMEAQAFLPQCANAEFAKIFILFSDPWPKRRHAKNRLFQGKFVAELLRVLEPGGRVYVAHDDPRYVAQIRETFRTFAASFIHKEDGIEFVTFYADKWRKEGRLIWSFSYEKIDGKNREDIGGPCVHIPLEELGDVPQSATGS, via the coding sequence ATGACGCGAATCTTGGAAATCGGCCCCGGCCGCGGGGATTTTTTGTTTCACCTGGCGGAGGAGAACCCCTTGGCGACGGTCGTGGGCGTGGAGGTCAAGCCCGGCCGGTGCGAGAAGCTCGCCGTTCGGCTTGAAAAACGGGGTTTGGCGAATGTCGAACTCGTCTGCATGGAGGCCCAGGCCTTCCTGCCCCAGTGTGCGAACGCGGAATTCGCGAAGATCTTCATCCTCTTCTCCGACCCCTGGCCCAAGCGGCGTCACGCCAAGAACCGGCTCTTTCAGGGGAAATTCGTCGCCGAACTCCTGCGCGTCTTGGAACCCGGCGGCCGCGTCTACGTCGCCCATGACGACCCCCGCTACGTCGCCCAGATCCGCGAAACCTTCCGGACCTTCGCGGCGTCGTTCATCCACAAGGAGGACGGCATCGAGTTCGTGACGTTCTACGCCGACAAATGGAGGAAGGAAGGCCGCCTGATCTGGTCCTTCTCGTATGAAAAGATCGATGGCAAGAATCGCGAAGACATAGGAGGTCCGTGTGTCCACATCCCCCTCGAAGAGCTTGGAGACGTTCCCCAATCCGCAACCGGATCGTGA
- the xerD gene encoding site-specific tyrosine recombinase XerD codes for MEEPLQRYLDFLKVEKGLSKNSLAAYGTDLNGFLEFLRRRRKTSWGDVAPQDILEHVMKLADGALKARSLARHLIAIRGLYKFLLKEGDVSKNPTALVELPKAGRKLPNFLTLDEVDRVLSASHARAQEGPEGLRNDAMLELLYATGLRVSELVHLTVDDLHLDRGFLKTMGKGSKERIVPIGRSAIQSIQLYLATARETHRKGRSTQALFLTRLGRGMTRQMFWKLLKDLSRRAGIRKDLSPHVLRHSFATHLVQRGADLRSVQAMLGHADISTTQIYTHLNLSHLKIVAAKHPRA; via the coding sequence GTGGAAGAACCCCTCCAACGCTACCTGGACTTCCTGAAGGTCGAGAAGGGCCTCTCCAAGAATTCGCTCGCCGCCTACGGGACCGACCTAAACGGCTTTCTGGAGTTCCTTCGCAGGCGCAGGAAGACGTCTTGGGGCGACGTCGCCCCCCAGGATATCCTGGAGCATGTCATGAAGCTCGCTGATGGGGCCCTCAAGGCGCGCTCGCTCGCGCGGCACCTGATCGCCATCCGCGGGCTCTACAAATTCCTCCTGAAGGAAGGTGACGTCTCCAAGAACCCGACCGCGCTCGTCGAACTGCCCAAGGCAGGGCGAAAGCTCCCCAACTTCTTGACGCTGGACGAGGTCGACCGGGTCTTGAGCGCTTCGCACGCGCGAGCTCAAGAAGGGCCGGAAGGACTTCGCAACGACGCCATGTTGGAACTTCTCTATGCCACGGGGCTGCGCGTCTCGGAGCTCGTCCATCTCACGGTGGATGACCTCCACCTGGACCGCGGTTTTCTGAAGACGATGGGAAAGGGGAGCAAGGAAAGGATCGTGCCCATCGGAAGGTCGGCGATCCAGTCGATCCAGCTCTACCTCGCGACCGCGCGGGAGACGCACCGCAAGGGACGATCGACGCAGGCCCTCTTTCTCACCCGCCTCGGACGCGGCATGACGCGGCAGATGTTTTGGAAGCTACTGAAGGACCTTTCGCGGAGGGCCGGCATCCGCAAGGACTTGAGCCCCCACGTCCTCCGGCATTCCTTCGCGACGCACCTGGTCCAGAGGGGGGCGGACCTCCGGAGCGTCCAGGCCATGCTCGGCCACGCGGACATCTCGACGACACAGATTTATACACACCTCAACCTGTCCCATTTGAAGATCGTCGCAGCCAAGCACCCGAGGGCCTAG